In Ruminiclostridium josui JCM 17888, the genomic window TATTACTGTATCTTCTACAAACAGAAATGATACACTCTCGTCATATTCAAATTATGGTGAGGATTTTATAGATATATCAGCACCCGGTGGAGACTTATCTGATACAGCTACTATTGACGATTTATGCCTGACAACGGCTATTAATTCCCAGTATTCTTTTTCAGCAGGAACTTCAATCGCAGCACCTGAAGTATCAGCAATAGCGGCACTTATTATTAGTAAAAACGGTTGTCTTACACCAAAAGAAGTTGCAAAAAAAATATATAAGACTGCAGATAAAATAAGCGGTATCAATTCTAGCCAATATTATGGTGCAGGTATATGTAATGCATACAAGGCCTTGCAATGATACTGATTATATAGTAAATTATTTAATCCTTTGTATTGTTATTTGTTTACATTATTTTACATATATGTTGCAAAAATGGAATTAATGCTTTATAATGTTAGATGAATAGTTGATCAACTATTCATAATACATAAAAATACGTGGAGGTCATTAAATGAACAAAAAGATTAAATTTCTTATTAGTTTGGTAACAATATTATCTTTGTTAAGTTTAACATTTACAACTGCATTTGCATCTACAGAGAGTACTATAAATTCGGTAGATAAAATGCCCCCAAAAGGCAATTACCTTATTACATTAAATCAAGATTGCAAGGATTATCTTAAAGCATTAACCAGCAGTGGAGTATCAGCTGAAATTTCGACAGATACAAATGGACTTATAGTATTGAACCAAACAGATGAGTATTTAAAGTCAACGTATAATTTAGACGATAACTTCTTAAGCAAATTAAAAGCTTCAATTGTTGACTTAAATAATAGAAAACAGAACCCTGTAAGCTATGAGCAGAATACAAACAATCAAGGTAATGTTGTTCCAGGCACTATAAAACCATGTATAACAGTAAAAGATTGGAAGCTATATTTTACACTAGACGAAGTAGCTATGTATTTTTCAGCAGCTGCTGCAATTGGTCCTGAAGCACTGATGTTAGCAGTGGATGGTGTATTGACAATGCTCGGTGGACCCGCTGGAGCAGTCGCTTCAGTTATTCTTGATATCGTAGGGATTGCATCAATTACTAATCTCTGTTATCTTATTATACAATCAGCATATTATGGTAAAGGGATATACATAGGTATAGATTGGAATGGACCGTTCCCTAATTATACACAGGGCATGTGGTAATAATTTAAATAGAATAGGAGATTGAAAATGAATAAGGATCGGAAAACATACACTTTATCTGATAAAGAGTTGAAATTAAAACAAAAATCTATCTTAACGTATACATTACTATTCTTCCCTTTGTTTGGATATACAATTAACAGAAAAATGATTTATTTTTGGATTGGTGCTCTAATAATTGGTGGAATTTTTTTGGCCATTAAGAGTAGGTTAATACAACCTAAAATCAGAATGAAAGTTATGTTAATTGAAATTATTATAACGGGTTGTCTAACTTTATGGATTTTTTCAAACTCAATCTCAATACCCGGCTTTATTAAAGAAGTTATATTTTTTTTGGTACTAATCGTTTTCTTTTCCTATTATTTTAATCTATTATATAATGGAAAGCTTACAAACGATGTTTCCGTTTAAATAACAGAGAAATTAAGTATAAGTGGGGTTTCAACCAAAAGTAATGGGTTGAAACCCTATATTTTTATTTATTCCCTTAATGCAATATTCCAACGTGCTATGGTAAGCGGTAAACCATGAGTACCTCGATAGACTCTCTTTAATATGAGATAATTCTTCCATGTTTTCACAAGCTACTTTAAAAAATTGTACAACTTTTTAAAGTTAGCTTGAAAAACTTTAATAAAGTTTTTCAAGGAGGTTTTATCAATGGAGACTAAAAAAGTACAACAACAGTACCTTCTTTCAAAATGGGCTGCTACTATTCAGGAATGCCGTGCTACCGGAATGTCTGTGAAGGATTGGTGCTTGGAAAACAATGTGAATATGGCTCAATTTTTTTATTGGCAGCGTAAAATACGTAAGCAACTCTGTTCATCGGTAGATAATTCAGCAAAGGATTCGTCAATCACTTTCGCACCCGTTCAACTCACGAATTCCCGTAATAAGTCCTTGCAAGAAGTATCTTTTAGCACAGAGATGATTGTTAACGTTGGAGGCTGCCAATTACAAATTAATAATGATACTAGCCCTAAGCTGCTAGAGACAGTACTGAAGGTACTCCAAAATGTTTAATAATGCTACTGGTTTTGACCAGATTTACATTGCATGTGGTTATACCGATTTGCGCCAAGGAATTGATGGCCTTGCTGGGATGGTTCAAAATCAATTTCATTTAAATCCTTTTCAAAATATCCTGTTTCTTTTCTGCGGAAGAAAAACAACAAGGATAAAAGGTCTTCTTTGGGAAGGTGATGGTTTTGTATTACTATACAAGCGTTTAGAAGGCGGAAGATTTCAATGGCCTCGCAGTGAAGCAGAAATGAAAGAAATCACACCTAAACAATTCCGATGGCTAACAGAAGGTCTTGCCATTGAGCAAGCAAAAGCTGTTAAGAAAGTGTCTCCCAGCCGTATTATCTAGTGGATAACTCTTTTGAAATTGTGCAAAACCTCACATATTTTCCGTAATTATCCACGACTTTTAAAACTTGAGACTTTTCTATTCCATTGTGTCTTTTTTCATGATATTGTAGATTCATGGATAAAACATTTACAGAACTGGAATTAACTAAATATAGTAAAAAAGATATTGTTCAGCTTTTTCTGAAGCAGCAGGCCATACTTGAAAAACAAAGCACTCAATTAGAAGAAATGAATAAAAACATCACTCTTCTGATAGAAGCAAATAAAATTGGAAAGCAGAAAAGATTTGGACGTTCATCTGAAAAGATGGTATATGATGAGCAGATGGAACTGTGCTTTAACGAAGCAGAAGTAACTGCTGCCGGAAAGCTTATTGAAGAACCTGAATTTGATGAAGTATGTCCTAAGCCATATAAGCGAAAAAAAGCAAAAGGAAAACGTAATGAGGACTTAAAGGATTTGCCTGTCAGTATCATTGAACATACTCTTAATGACGATGAGCTAAGATCTATTTTCGGAGACACATGGAAACGACTGCCTGATGAAGTGTACAAGCGCCTTCAATTTCACCCTGCTACATTTGAGGTGGAAGAGCATCATGTTGCAGTATATGCAGGAAAGGACAATCAAACCATTGTAAAGGCAAACCGCCCTGTTGATCTATTGCGCAACAGTATTGTAACGCCAACTCTGGCAGCTGGTATACTAAATGGAAAATATATAAATGCTCTTCCTCTATACAGGTTGGAACAGGAGTTTAAGAGAAATGACATACATATATCCAGACAGGTAATGGCAAACTGGACAATACAATGTGCCGAGAGGTACCTGTCACTATTGTATGATAGAATGCATCAGGAACTCTATCAGTGCAGCGTATCACAGGCTGATGAGACACCAGTGCTTGTTTCAAAGGATGGTAGATCTGCCGGTTCTAAAAGCTACATGTGGGTATATCGTACGGGCAAAATGTACGAGGCTCCGCCCATTATCCTGTATGATTACCAGAAAACGCGTAAAGCTGATCATCCAAGAGAATTTCTCAAGGGGTATAAAGGGATTATTGTAACCGATGGATATGAAGTTTACCACAAGCTTGAGAAAGAAGAACCAGACATAAAGATAGCAGGATGTTGGAGTTATGCCCGTCGTAGGTTTGCGGATGTTGTCAAGACAATGGACAAAGAAACCGCTAAAGATACATTAGCATATGCAGCATTAAAACAAATAGCTTTGATATATAAAACAGATAATGATCTTTTGGGGCTATCTCCACAAGAGAGAGTTGTCAGACGTAAGCTTCTTGTAAAACCTCAAGTAGAAGCTTTCTTTGCATGGGTTAAAGAGCATAGAAGTGACGTTCCATCACAATCAGAAACAGGCAAAGGCTTTACCTATTGCCTAAATCAAGAAAAATATCTAAGAACATTTCTTGAAAATGGTT contains:
- the tnpC gene encoding IS66 family transposase; this translates as MDKTFTELELTKYSKKDIVQLFLKQQAILEKQSTQLEEMNKNITLLIEANKIGKQKRFGRSSEKMVYDEQMELCFNEAEVTAAGKLIEEPEFDEVCPKPYKRKKAKGKRNEDLKDLPVSIIEHTLNDDELRSIFGDTWKRLPDEVYKRLQFHPATFEVEEHHVAVYAGKDNQTIVKANRPVDLLRNSIVTPTLAAGILNGKYINALPLYRLEQEFKRNDIHISRQVMANWTIQCAERYLSLLYDRMHQELYQCSVSQADETPVLVSKDGRSAGSKSYMWVYRTGKMYEAPPIILYDYQKTRKADHPREFLKGYKGIIVTDGYEVYHKLEKEEPDIKIAGCWSYARRRFADVVKTMDKETAKDTLAYAALKQIALIYKTDNDLLGLSPQERVVRRKLLVKPQVEAFFAWVKEHRSDVPSQSETGKGFTYCLNQEKYLRTFLENGYVPLDNNATEGAIRGFCIGKNNWHLIDTVQGAQASAIIYSIAETAKANNLKPYHYFKYLLQQLPQHMDDKNTSFIDKLLPWSEDLPEECRKATQN
- the tnpA gene encoding IS66 family insertion sequence element accessory protein TnpA, translated to METKKVQQQYLLSKWAATIQECRATGMSVKDWCLENNVNMAQFFYWQRKIRKQLCSSVDNSAKDSSITFAPVQLTNSRNKSLQEVSFSTEMIVNVGGCQLQINNDTSPKLLETVLKVLQNV
- the tnpB gene encoding IS66 family insertion sequence element accessory protein TnpB (TnpB, as the term is used for proteins encoded by IS66 family insertion elements, is considered an accessory protein, since TnpC, encoded by a neighboring gene, is a DDE family transposase.); amino-acid sequence: MFNNATGFDQIYIACGYTDLRQGIDGLAGMVQNQFHLNPFQNILFLFCGRKTTRIKGLLWEGDGFVLLYKRLEGGRFQWPRSEAEMKEITPKQFRWLTEGLAIEQAKAVKKVSPSRII